Genomic DNA from Deltaproteobacteria bacterium:
CTCCCCACAACAGAGGAAAACTCCCCTGCCCCTTGTCCCTATCCCGCGAAGATACCATCTCCCTTTCTTCTCTCCCTTACGACCTGCAGTAATGAACCGATATCTTATCATAAAAAAGGTTTCAGGAGCAGGAAAATCGTAATGGGACAGATTCATGCTCAGTGTCAAGGGGCGGTCTGCCCCGGAGGGTCTTGACGAGCCGACCGGAATCGATTTAAATCCCCCTGATAGAAGTCCGACCATGAATCCTGCCCCTGCCGATGAAAAAGGTTGTCGATCACCTGGAGATCGGTCAGGCCGATTACGTTGGATCATCCAGAACAGCATTGGACACCTGTGTCTTGCTATCCGGGAGGACCTTTCGACAGTCCAAACCGTGTACGCAGATCATTTTTCTGCGCCCGGTAGCCCTCGGGCGCCAAACGAATAAACCGTTCGGAGACCTTGGCGGCGCCAGCCGGGTTTCCTGTCAGCAGATAGGCCCTCGCCAGGTTGTACATGGCATCGTAATAGTAGGGGTTGCGCTTCAACGCCTTTCTGTAGGCATCCTCGGCTGCAGAGTAGTCCTTCGATATAAAATAGAGATTCCCGAGATTGTTGAAAACGGGACTCTCGGCTCCGTCAAGTCGTGACGCCCTCTTCAGATATTCCCCGGCCTTTCTGTAATCATTTTTCTTCAGGGCCAGTTCGCTCATGTCGAACCAGAGTCGCCAGTTGCCCGGATCGATCGATACTCCCTTTTTCAGGCTCTTCTCCGCTCCGGTCAAGTCGTTCCGGTCAATCAGGGCCTGTCCCAGCATACCGTAGAAATAGCCATCTTCGGGATATGCCCTGGAAAGCGTACCGAAGAACGAAACCTCATTATCGAAATTCGGTATCCGCTGCATCGTGCCTGCCGCATACAATACCAGCACCCCTGACACGGCAACGGCGGCCAACATGCCCGGCGAGACAGCGGAGGCATTCTTTAACGTAGAGCGCGCAATGGAGGCGCCGACAATGAAGAGCCCGACGGATGGAAGATAACTCATGTGGTCCGCTGATGCGTACAGGCTGTTGATCGGCATGAATCCGAGGACCGGCAGGAGAAAGATGATGAACCACAGCCCCCCGAAAAGGACCGTCCGCTCTTTGCGAAGAAAAAAGAGCAGGAACAGGAATGCAACGTCAATCACCACGGAGCCGGAGAAAGATACCCCTTTGAGGAAATAGAATCCGCTCAGGTGAACAGGCAGAAGGGATATGCGGAGATACTGCGCCAGGTTAACCGGAACATTCACCAGCCAGTCGGCAACCCTGATCGACCCGAGGCCGGCCCCCACCCTGCCGATCACGACGCGATGTACGACGACGAAAGCTGCAAGAATGAGCGTATAGATGCTGAAATCTCTCCATCCAATCACCGCTCGAAGATCCCGGTTCTTTCCACGCGACTCGTGCAGGTCGACGAGGAGGATGGTTGCGGGGAAGACAAACGCCAATTCCTTCGAACCGAGCGCAAGGAGGAAGGCGATACATGAAAGCACGAGCGAGACGGCTGGGCTACATCCCCTTTTCCGCCGGATGTAAAAGATCAGCGCCGGCAGAAGAAAGAATGAACAGAGTATGTCGGTCCGCCCGGCGATCCATGCGACCGACGGAGCACGGGCCGGATGGGCGGCGAACAGGAGGGCCGAGACCATGGCAATCCAATAAGCGTCCAGCAGGAACCATATGAGGATAAAGACCTCGAACGAGACCAGACCGTGCATGACGATATTGAACAGGTGATAGGAGAAAGGGGCTCGCCCCGAAAGATCATAGTTCATCAGATAGGTTATCGATGTAACGGGACGGTAGTAGGCGGACTGCCTTCCTTGCCCGATCGGACCGAAGGGGCTGGAAAATATCTGCGGGATAGACCGGTTCTCATGCACCTTCGGGTCCTTCAGGATCAGGCTGGTATCATCCCAGAGAAACCCGGCACGCAGGTTTCCCCTATAGAGGACGAGTACTTCCAGCAATATCAGAATGAACCCGGCGATAACCCGTGACGGTTTCATCGTCGTCACCCACCCCTTCCGCTCCGTTTGAATAGCGACTCCGGCGCCGCTTCTACAAGCATCATGATGTAGCGCCATATCCAGTGTGTATAAATCACGTTCCGTCTCCTCTGCTGCCCCCGGTATATCGACCGTGCCACAGCCTCCGGAGTGGATGTCAGCAGGGAAGGCAGGTTCATGCCTGCGGTCATCCTGGTCCTGACGAATCCAGGCTTCACCGTCATGACATGCACCCCTGCGCCGTATAGTCTGTTCCTGAGCCCTGATAGATAGGCGGTGAGCCCTGCCTTTGCCGATCCGTATATGTAGTTGCTCCCCCTCCCCCGGTCACCGGCGACCGAGCTGATCCCGATGATAAACCCCTCTCTTCGCCTTTCGAGATCACCGGCAACGATATCGAGGAGACCGGCCACACCGGTGTAATTCGTATTGATAATCCGACGCGCTTCGACCGGATCGTGCTCGGCTCTTTCCTGGTCTCCCAGGAACCCCACGGCCGAAACCACCCCGAGCGGTTTCTCTCCCAGCCCCTCGTAAAATGCCTCGTGTGAATCAAAGTCGAGTATGTCAAGTTCCCTCGCCTCGGCCCTGCGTCCGGTCCTCACACCAATGTCCGCCACCAAGGGAGCAAGTGTCTCCCCGGCATCCCGCGCAGCAAGGATCAGGTCCCAGCCGTGCCGGGCATACTCGAGCGCAACCGCTCTTGCAATATCGCTCTTGGCCCCGATGATCAGCAGAATACTCATATTCCCACCCTTTCAGACTGGAGCGACCGAAACGTACGGTCCATTCCGTTCTCCTTCCGGA
This window encodes:
- a CDS encoding tetratricopeptide repeat protein; the protein is MALHHDACRSGAGVAIQTERKGWVTTMKPSRVIAGFILILLEVLVLYRGNLRAGFLWDDTSLILKDPKVHENRSIPQIFSSPFGPIGQGRQSAYYRPVTSITYLMNYDLSGRAPFSYHLFNIVMHGLVSFEVFILIWFLLDAYWIAMVSALLFAAHPARAPSVAWIAGRTDILCSFFLLPALIFYIRRKRGCSPAVSLVLSCIAFLLALGSKELAFVFPATILLVDLHESRGKNRDLRAVIGWRDFSIYTLILAAFVVVHRVVIGRVGAGLGSIRVADWLVNVPVNLAQYLRISLLPVHLSGFYFLKGVSFSGSVVIDVAFLFLLFFLRKERTVLFGGLWFIIFLLPVLGFMPINSLYASADHMSYLPSVGLFIVGASIARSTLKNASAVSPGMLAAVAVSGVLVLYAAGTMQRIPNFDNEVSFFGTLSRAYPEDGYFYGMLGQALIDRNDLTGAEKSLKKGVSIDPGNWRLWFDMSELALKKNDYRKAGEYLKRASRLDGAESPVFNNLGNLYFISKDYSAAEDAYRKALKRNPYYYDAMYNLARAYLLTGNPAGAAKVSERFIRLAPEGYRAQKNDLRTRFGLSKGPPG
- a CDS encoding SDR family oxidoreductase; this translates as MSILLIIGAKSDIARAVALEYARHGWDLILAARDAGETLAPLVADIGVRTGRRAEARELDILDFDSHEAFYEGLGEKPLGVVSAVGFLGDQERAEHDPVEARRIINTNYTGVAGLLDIVAGDLERRREGFIIGISSVAGDRGRGSNYIYGSAKAGLTAYLSGLRNRLYGAGVHVMTVKPGFVRTRMTAGMNLPSLLTSTPEAVARSIYRGQQRRRNVIYTHWIWRYIMMLVEAAPESLFKRSGRGG